Proteins found in one Candidatus Sulfotelmatobacter sp. genomic segment:
- a CDS encoding XRE family transcriptional regulator, whose amino-acid sequence MPARSRTARSNGERAPAFTGMPDIGPILKRMRMQRKLSIRDVADGSGLSASFLSALERGESDVSIGRLARIAEFFDEDLGSMLGFGTRLARPTFVGKADRTIRNRGRGIRYELLRLPGLNLELAVITFEPRSAMRDQLTHEGIDTLYVVSGEIVLRVNEVDYPMQAGACAIYSAAYAHTFRNDSARPASVVGVTTARM is encoded by the coding sequence ATGCCAGCTCGGAGCCGAACCGCCCGTTCCAACGGCGAGCGCGCACCCGCCTTTACCGGCATGCCCGACATCGGCCCGATTCTCAAACGCATGCGCATGCAGCGCAAGCTTTCGATTCGCGACGTGGCCGACGGCAGCGGCCTGTCGGCCTCGTTCCTGAGCGCGCTGGAACGCGGGGAGTCCGACGTCTCGATCGGCCGGCTCGCGCGGATCGCCGAGTTCTTCGACGAGGACCTGGGCTCGATGCTCGGCTTCGGCACGCGCCTGGCGCGGCCGACGTTCGTCGGCAAGGCCGACCGCACGATCCGCAACCGCGGCCGCGGGATCCGCTACGAGCTGTTGCGGCTGCCGGGGCTGAACCTCGAGCTGGCGGTGATCACCTTCGAGCCGCGCTCCGCGATGCGCGACCAGCTCACGCATGAGGGAATCGACACCCTGTACGTCGTCTCCGGCGAGATCGTGTTGCGCGTCAACGAGGTCGACTACCCGATGCAGGCGGGTGCCTGCGCCATCTATTCGGCGGCGTACGCGCACACGTTTCGCAACGACTCGGCGCGTCCGGCGTCGGTCGTCGGCGTCACCACCGCGCGCATGTAG